The following are encoded together in the Lepidochelys kempii isolate rLepKem1 chromosome 7, rLepKem1.hap2, whole genome shotgun sequence genome:
- the LOC140914879 gene encoding interferon-induced protein with tetratricopeptide repeats 5-like isoform X1: MRGPSVLSHYSNISKNSLKAVLLQLECHFTWTLLKDDVDLDNLEETICDQIEFLITKTKITNYNLLAYVKHMKGNSEEALESLQKAEGEVQTNHADEVDRKSLVTWGNYAWIYYHMNKLQEAQSYIGNVESSCKKLASASRYKIQLPEIYCEQGWALLKFGKKYYERAKKCFEKALAETPNNPEFNSGYAIAIYRLEDFLTKGSSGEDSSLEPLRRAVRLNPNDTFVMALLALKLQDIDQVEEGEKYIKEALQKTPDLPYLLRYAAKFYRKKGLVEKSLGFLKKALEFTPTSGFLHHQIGLCYRTQLYKMKKETKYPPREQMEELIQFGIFHFKMVVEQKSKFMYAYIDLASMYADGNQYQEAEDTFQKVFKMEKLTCDEKQQLHYRYGRFQEYHKKSESEAINHYTKGLKIEKNSHERNLCKYALKKLIERRIQRGSADAKSLGILGLIHQLNGEKPQAIECYERALALEPDNEEYLSALYEIWLSIEI, encoded by the exons atgagaggaccttccgtcTTATCCCATTACAG cAATATTTCCAAGAATTCGCTAAAGGCTGTCTTGCTGCAACTTGAATGCCATTTTACATGGACGTTGCTGAAGGATGATGTTGATCTTGATAACTTAGAGGAGACAATTTGTGATCAGATTGAGTTTCTAATCACAAAAACCAAAATCACTAATTATAATCTGCTAGCCTATGTGAAACACATGAAAGGCAACAGTGAGGAAGCTCTGGAAAGTCTACAAAAAGCTGAAGGAGAAGTTCAAACAAATCATGCAGATGAGGTTGATAGGAAAAGTCTTGTTACCTGGGGGAACTATGCTTGGATCTATTACCATATGAACAAACTTCAAGAAGCTCAATCCTACATAGGCAATGTGGAAAGCAGCTGCAAAAAGCTCGCAAGTGCATCTCGCTATAAGATCCAGCTCCCTGAGATCTACTGTGAACAAGGGTGGGCACTATTAAAGTTTGGAAAAAAGTATTACGAAAGAGCAAAGAAATGCTttgaaaaggctctggcagagacaCCCAACAATCCAGAATTTAATTCTGGCTATGCAATTGCCATATATCGCCTGGAAGATTTTCTTACAAAAGGCTCTTCTGGTGAGGACTCATCACTGGAACCTTTAAGGCGTGCAGTAAGGCTGAATCCAAATGACACTTTTGTTATGGCACTTCTTGCACTGAAACTTCAGGACATAGACCAAGTCGAAGAAGGAGAAAAGTACATCAAAGAAGCATTGCAAAAAACCCCAGATCTTCCCTATTTATTGAGATATGCTGCAAAGTTTTACAGAAAAAAAGGACTAGTGGAGAAATCACTGGGGTTTTTGAAAAAGGCATTGGAATTTACACCAACCTCTGGTTTCCTGCATCATCAGATAGGTCTTTGCTACAGAACACAATTatacaaaatgaaaaaggaaacaaaatatccACCTAGAGAGCAGATGGAGGAACTGATTCAATTtggcatttttcattttaaaatggtggtAGAGCAAAAATCAAAGTTTATGTATGCCTATATTGACCTAGCAAGCATGTATGCAGATGGCAATCAATATCAAGAAGCAGAAGACACCTTTCAAAAAGTATTTAAGATGGAGAAACTCACCTGTGATGAGAAGCAACAACTCCACTACCGCTATGGACGCTTTCAGGAATATCACAAAAAGTCCGAATCTGAGGCCATTAATCATTACACAAAAGGGCTGAAAATTGAGAAAAACTCGCATGAAAGAAACCTGTGTAAATATGCTCTGAAGAAATTAATAGAAAGGAGAATTCAGAGAGGCTCTGCAGATGCTAAAAGTTTGGGTATTCTTGGACTTATTCACCAACTGAATGGGGAGAAGCCTCAAGCAATTGAGTGTTATGAGAGAGCCCTGGCACTGGAGCCTGATAATGAAGAATACTTGAGTGCTCTCTATGAGATATGGCTTTCCATAGAAATCTAA
- the LOC140914879 gene encoding interferon-induced protein with tetratricopeptide repeats 5-like isoform X2, with protein sequence MSNISKNSLKAVLLQLECHFTWTLLKDDVDLDNLEETICDQIEFLITKTKITNYNLLAYVKHMKGNSEEALESLQKAEGEVQTNHADEVDRKSLVTWGNYAWIYYHMNKLQEAQSYIGNVESSCKKLASASRYKIQLPEIYCEQGWALLKFGKKYYERAKKCFEKALAETPNNPEFNSGYAIAIYRLEDFLTKGSSGEDSSLEPLRRAVRLNPNDTFVMALLALKLQDIDQVEEGEKYIKEALQKTPDLPYLLRYAAKFYRKKGLVEKSLGFLKKALEFTPTSGFLHHQIGLCYRTQLYKMKKETKYPPREQMEELIQFGIFHFKMVVEQKSKFMYAYIDLASMYADGNQYQEAEDTFQKVFKMEKLTCDEKQQLHYRYGRFQEYHKKSESEAINHYTKGLKIEKNSHERNLCKYALKKLIERRIQRGSADAKSLGILGLIHQLNGEKPQAIECYERALALEPDNEEYLSALYEIWLSIEI encoded by the exons ATGAG cAATATTTCCAAGAATTCGCTAAAGGCTGTCTTGCTGCAACTTGAATGCCATTTTACATGGACGTTGCTGAAGGATGATGTTGATCTTGATAACTTAGAGGAGACAATTTGTGATCAGATTGAGTTTCTAATCACAAAAACCAAAATCACTAATTATAATCTGCTAGCCTATGTGAAACACATGAAAGGCAACAGTGAGGAAGCTCTGGAAAGTCTACAAAAAGCTGAAGGAGAAGTTCAAACAAATCATGCAGATGAGGTTGATAGGAAAAGTCTTGTTACCTGGGGGAACTATGCTTGGATCTATTACCATATGAACAAACTTCAAGAAGCTCAATCCTACATAGGCAATGTGGAAAGCAGCTGCAAAAAGCTCGCAAGTGCATCTCGCTATAAGATCCAGCTCCCTGAGATCTACTGTGAACAAGGGTGGGCACTATTAAAGTTTGGAAAAAAGTATTACGAAAGAGCAAAGAAATGCTttgaaaaggctctggcagagacaCCCAACAATCCAGAATTTAATTCTGGCTATGCAATTGCCATATATCGCCTGGAAGATTTTCTTACAAAAGGCTCTTCTGGTGAGGACTCATCACTGGAACCTTTAAGGCGTGCAGTAAGGCTGAATCCAAATGACACTTTTGTTATGGCACTTCTTGCACTGAAACTTCAGGACATAGACCAAGTCGAAGAAGGAGAAAAGTACATCAAAGAAGCATTGCAAAAAACCCCAGATCTTCCCTATTTATTGAGATATGCTGCAAAGTTTTACAGAAAAAAAGGACTAGTGGAGAAATCACTGGGGTTTTTGAAAAAGGCATTGGAATTTACACCAACCTCTGGTTTCCTGCATCATCAGATAGGTCTTTGCTACAGAACACAATTatacaaaatgaaaaaggaaacaaaatatccACCTAGAGAGCAGATGGAGGAACTGATTCAATTtggcatttttcattttaaaatggtggtAGAGCAAAAATCAAAGTTTATGTATGCCTATATTGACCTAGCAAGCATGTATGCAGATGGCAATCAATATCAAGAAGCAGAAGACACCTTTCAAAAAGTATTTAAGATGGAGAAACTCACCTGTGATGAGAAGCAACAACTCCACTACCGCTATGGACGCTTTCAGGAATATCACAAAAAGTCCGAATCTGAGGCCATTAATCATTACACAAAAGGGCTGAAAATTGAGAAAAACTCGCATGAAAGAAACCTGTGTAAATATGCTCTGAAGAAATTAATAGAAAGGAGAATTCAGAGAGGCTCTGCAGATGCTAAAAGTTTGGGTATTCTTGGACTTATTCACCAACTGAATGGGGAGAAGCCTCAAGCAATTGAGTGTTATGAGAGAGCCCTGGCACTGGAGCCTGATAATGAAGAATACTTGAGTGCTCTCTATGAGATATGGCTTTCCATAGAAATCTAA